In Kryptolebias marmoratus isolate JLee-2015 linkage group LG20, ASM164957v2, whole genome shotgun sequence, a genomic segment contains:
- the camk2n1a gene encoding calcium/calmodulin-dependent protein kinase II inhibitor 1a encodes MSEVLPYNEGKMSGYGADSEVNQMSFSCGLQDTSAFFAASQAKRPPKLGQIGRAKRVVIEDDRIDEVLKGMTDKSSPGV; translated from the exons ATGTCCGAGGTGCTGCCATACAACGAGGGCAAAATGAGCGGCTATGGGGCGGACAGTGAGGTCAATCAGATGTCCTTTAGCTGTGGACTGCAGGACACAAGCGCCTTTTTTGCTGCGTCGCAGGCGAAAAGACCCCCAAAGCTTGGACAGATCGGCAGAGCCAAGCGAG TGGTCATCGAGGACGACCGAATAGACGAGGTCCTGAAGGGGATGACAGACAAATCATCACCTGGTGTTTAA